GGCTCGCTCGAACAGGGAGGCGCCGTGCAGCAGGTCGTTGGACATGTCGACGGCAGATTGGCCGGCGTCACGCTTCTTGACGACCGCGTTGCGCCAGGTGGCGACGACGTCGGACCAGGCGTCGATCCGGAAGGACCACAGGCCCACCTCGTCGGGAACGAACACGGCGTGGACATTATCCGGGATGTAGCGTTCCGGCTGCATGAGGATCCGCTCGACTGCCCCGGCGGGGGAGAACACGTTGAGGGTGGCGGCTATCGCATCGTGACCCTCGCGCCAGACGAGCGCGGAGACGGGCACAACCTCGCCGACGACGGCCTTTGACGGCAGCGCGCGGTGAGATACGACGGGGCGGACATCATCGATACCGAGACGACCGATCATGGTTTTTCCCTTTCCTAGAGCATGGGGGTGTGCCCCCAAGATTATCCCAGCTGTGTCACATCCACCGGGATTCTAATTTTCAGTCACAATGGTGGGGTGAGCACTGAAGCACAAGCACTGATCGATTTCCAAGGCGTTTCCCTGCGGCGCGACGGCGCCGTCCTCGTGGGGCCGCTCGACTGGCAGGTGCTGCCGGGTCAGCGATGGATCATCGTCGGGCCGAATGGCGCCGGCAAGACCTCCCTAGTCCGCATCGCCGCCGCAGAGGAATACCCCAGCACCGGCGAAGCCACCATCCTCGGAGAACGCCTCGGCAAGACCGACATGCGGGATCTGCGCACCTTGATCGGCATGTCCTCGGCCGCGTTGGCGCACCGCATCCCGGAGGATGAAAAGGTCGGCGACCTGGTCATCTCGGCCAGCTACGCGGTCTTGGGACGGTGGTTGGAGGATTACGACGAGGTTGACGAGCACCAGGCCGTGGCGATCCTTGAACAGGTGGGGGCCCTGCACCTGGTGGACCGACGGTGGGGCACGCTCTCCGAGGGCGAGCGCAAGCGGGTGCTTATCGCTAGGGCGATGATGGTGAACCCGGAGCTGCTCATCCTCGACGAGCCAAGCGCCGGCCTGGACCTCGGCGGCCGTGAGGACCTGGTCGCCTACCTGTCGGAATTGGCGAACGATGAGGACGCCCCCGCCATCGTCATGATTACCCACCATGTCGAGGAGATTCCCGCGGGCTTCACCCACGCCATGCTGCTCGACGAAGGCGGCGTCGTTGCCCAAGGCCCCATCGAAGAGGTGCTCACGAGCGAGCATCTCACGGCGACGTTCCACCAGCCCATCGAGCTCTCACGCGTTGGGGACCGCTACTTCGCCCGTCGTCGCGCACGCCGAGGCGCCCACCGCAAGTAGGTGTCGGATATGGCGTCCGGGGCGTTGTCGAGCGATGCCGGAGACAGGATCGACCACACCGATCTCACCGGTTACCACGGCGGCCGGCTGGCCGCGACGGTGATCCTCCTCCGCGACGGCGCAACCGGATTGGAAGTGTGGGTTCAAGAACGGGTTACCACCATGCCCAACTACCCCGGGGTGACCGTGTTCCCGGGAGGCGGGGTGGACCAGCGCGACTTCCCCGCCCGTTCCTGGGACTCCGGTTCGCTGTGGTCTGGCCCCTCCGTTGTTTCCCTGGCCCGACGCCTGGGCACTACGAAGTACAAGGCCCACGCCCTCATGTTCGCTGCGGTACGCGAGCTGTATGAAGAAGCGGGCACGCTGTTGGTGACCGACGCCGCCGGTGATCTCCTCTCGGACGCCTCCGAACTGCACGAAGAGCGCGAAATGCTCATCACCCACCGCCGGTCACTGACCGAGGTCTTGCAGCGCCACCACCTCCGGGTACGAAGCGACCTGCTTTTGCCGTCGGCACGCTGGGTCGGTCAGTCCGAGAACGGCACCTGGTTTGACACCTTTTCCTTCGTTTCCCGCCTTCCCGTCGGACAAAGCCCGGACGGGTTCACCTCAGAGGCCGACGACGCCAACTGGTTCTCCCCTCAACTGCTCATCGACGGTTGGCGGGCGGGCCTCGTCCGATTGGTGTTACCCACGTGGGCGCAGTTGTCCCAGCTGACGCGCTATGACAGCGTCGACGAGGTGCTCGCCGCGGCCCGCAACGCGGATCTCAACCCGGTGATCGGGGAGCCGGTGGAGCCGGACTATCATGAGTTTTTCGCCCATACCCCGGAGGATAGGATCGGTAACTACCGTGGCTTTTACAGCCGATGAGCTGGACTTTGTGCTGCGGAACGAGGTGAACCCGGATGGCTTTGCCCTCACTAAGCGGGCGGCCTTCGACGACGCCCGACTCGCCCGCGAGCGCTACGGGGCCTTCGGCCG
Above is a genomic segment from Corynebacterium uterequi containing:
- a CDS encoding ABC transporter ATP-binding protein; its protein translation is MSTEAQALIDFQGVSLRRDGAVLVGPLDWQVLPGQRWIIVGPNGAGKTSLVRIAAAEEYPSTGEATILGERLGKTDMRDLRTLIGMSSAALAHRIPEDEKVGDLVISASYAVLGRWLEDYDEVDEHQAVAILEQVGALHLVDRRWGTLSEGERKRVLIARAMMVNPELLILDEPSAGLDLGGREDLVAYLSELANDEDAPAIVMITHHVEEIPAGFTHAMLLDEGGVVAQGPIEEVLTSEHLTATFHQPIELSRVGDRYFARRRARRGAHRK
- a CDS encoding NUDIX hydrolase, producing the protein MASGALSSDAGDRIDHTDLTGYHGGRLAATVILLRDGATGLEVWVQERVTTMPNYPGVTVFPGGGVDQRDFPARSWDSGSLWSGPSVVSLARRLGTTKYKAHALMFAAVRELYEEAGTLLVTDAAGDLLSDASELHEEREMLITHRRSLTEVLQRHHLRVRSDLLLPSARWVGQSENGTWFDTFSFVSRLPVGQSPDGFTSEADDANWFSPQLLIDGWRAGLVRLVLPTWAQLSQLTRYDSVDEVLAAARNADLNPVIGEPVEPDYHEFFAHTPEDRIGNYRGFYSR